The following are encoded in a window of Sinorhizobium sojae CCBAU 05684 genomic DNA:
- a CDS encoding DUF1419 domain-containing protein encodes MNPSPAIRKVFQGVASRQQMFRMFDRHAQRPNRWEGDASPLCAGEWFEITEVEHDYMFEILPPLWIRGAMFAMREYLAGSVTSVFFALRIDGDIRHFHGYCDLSDGQAVERMRVAIIERESRPVRAMTREERLEHIWSITADDYRGYAGDRWPEAACGKRTILLYGSKTGSMLKLLDDLTDDEIAGKLPVQLRHLPSPIAA; translated from the coding sequence ATGAATCCCTCTCCCGCAATCCGAAAGGTCTTCCAAGGCGTCGCGTCACGCCAGCAAATGTTCCGGATGTTCGACCGGCACGCCCAGCGTCCGAACCGTTGGGAGGGCGACGCCTCGCCCCTTTGTGCCGGCGAATGGTTCGAGATCACGGAAGTCGAGCATGACTACATGTTCGAAATCCTGCCACCGCTCTGGATCCGCGGCGCGATGTTCGCTATGCGCGAGTATCTCGCCGGTTCCGTGACATCAGTGTTCTTCGCCTTGCGGATCGATGGCGACATCCGACACTTCCATGGCTATTGCGATCTCTCCGATGGGCAAGCGGTCGAGCGCATGCGCGTGGCAATCATCGAGCGTGAGAGCCGGCCGGTGCGCGCCATGACCCGCGAAGAACGCCTGGAACATATCTGGAGCATCACTGCGGACGACTATCGTGGCTATGCCGGCGATCGCTGGCCGGAAGCCGCGTGCGGCAAGCGCACAATCTTGCTCTACGGCAGCAAGACGGGCAGCATGTTGAAACTGCTCGACGATCTGACTGACGACGAAATCGCCGGCAAGCTGCCGGTGCAACTGCGCCACCTTCCCTCGCCGATTGCCGCATGA
- a CDS encoding IS630 family transposase (programmed frameshift), which produces MGSAILLRDDFDGRALRQLARQTKDANQARRLLALAEIYDGGSRSDAARIGSVTLQIVRDWVLRFNARGPDGLVNGKAPGGRAKLNVAQRHALAKIVESGPIPAIHGVVRWRRKDLVRWIFQEFRIAMDETTVGRELKALGFAKLSARPRHYAQNELEAEAFKKNFPAALAEIRGRLPRGTDLELWWADEARIGQKNKITRRWARRGTRPSAPLDQRTMWAYIFGAVCPRKGKGAGLVLPYCDTEAMQQHLAEISQAVDEGAHAVLILDQAGWHVTPKLKVPDNITLMFLPPRSPELNPVENVWQFLRDNWLSNRIFKDYDDIVAHCCAAWNKLVDQPWKIMSIGLREWAHRS; this is translated from the exons ATGGGTTCAGCAATTTTGTTGCGTGATGATTTCGATGGGCGTGCTCTTCGACAGCTCGCACGGCAAACGAAGGATGCCAACCAGGCGCGGCGGTTGCTGGCGCTCGCCGAGATTTATGACGGCGGCTCGCGCTCGGATGCGGCACGGATCGGCAGCGTGACGCTGCAGATCGTCCGTGACTGGGTGCTGCGGTTCAATGCGCGCGGCCCCGACGGGCTGGTGAACGGCAAAGCACCCGGCGGCCGAGCGAAGCTGAACGTCGCTCAGCGCCATGCGCTGGCGAAGATCGTCGAAAGCGGCCCGATCCCTGCGATCCACGGTGTCGTCCGCTGGCGGCGCAAGGACCTGGTGCGGTGGATATTCCAGGAATTCCGCATCGCGATGGACGAGACGACTGTCGGCCGTGAGTTGAAGGCGCTCGGCTTCGCCAAGCTGTCGGCCCGCCCGCGCCACTACGCCCAGAACGAGCTGGAGGCAGAAGCTTTTAAAAAGA ACTTCCCCGCCGCTCTGGCGGAAATCCGAGGCCGGCTCCCGCGCGGCACCGACCTCGAGCTCTGGTGGGCCGACGAAGCGCGCATAGGCCAGAAGAACAAGATCACGCGGCGGTGGGCGCGTCGCGGAACCAGACCCTCCGCACCCTTGGATCAGCGCACCATGTGGGCCTACATCTTCGGGGCCGTCTGCCCGCGGAAGGGAAAGGGTGCGGGCCTTGTCCTGCCCTATTGTGATACCGAAGCCATGCAGCAGCATCTCGCCGAGATCAGCCAGGCCGTCGATGAGGGAGCGCATGCCGTGCTCATCCTCGATCAGGCCGGATGGCACGTCACGCCGAAGCTCAAAGTGCCGGACAACATCACCCTGATGTTCCTGCCGCCTCGTTCGCCGGAACTGAACCCCGTGGAAAACGTCTGGCAGTTCCTGCGCGACAACTGGCTCTCGAACCGCATCTTCAAAGACTACGACGACATCGTCGCCCATTGCTGCGCCGCGTGGAACAAGCTCGTCGACCAGCCGTGGAAGATCATGTCCATCGGACTCCGCGAATGGGCGCATCGGTCATGA
- a CDS encoding AraC family transcriptional regulator, producing MRCVWQVLEGSLPYRALSKYEVERADAGAMPAHDASALLSTSVEPLRHGSAGQDRHYIVGRFSAWEGKCRSALKLGFDDAPDAFVLYLPSTNAPEIRAGTQSFPTTRATGFLEDLAYFDELTPHEHSNHIGLSFEKAAMVQQVSELLDGPVTTDLEFDRIVDLTSEKGLRLAALGHLVWSCLNLSEADRLSPAAIERLFQATMIALLEVAPNSYMPRLEQSLSPAVSWQVKRTIEYMHSNLAQSMTAALIAAETGTSVRALQAAFQRFKGTTPLGYLRTIRLEAARRALLGDDGSRLISDAARNGGFTHMGRFAAAYYQAFGETPSDTLRMR from the coding sequence TTGCGCTGCGTTTGGCAAGTTTTGGAGGGTTCGTTGCCGTATCGTGCGCTCTCAAAATATGAAGTTGAACGGGCTGACGCCGGTGCGATGCCGGCGCACGACGCGAGCGCGTTGCTTTCGACGAGCGTTGAACCGCTCCGCCACGGGAGCGCTGGCCAAGATCGACACTACATCGTCGGCCGTTTCAGCGCTTGGGAGGGGAAGTGCCGTTCAGCCCTGAAACTTGGCTTCGATGACGCGCCCGACGCATTCGTTCTTTACCTGCCGTCCACCAACGCGCCGGAGATACGTGCCGGGACACAAAGCTTCCCGACGACGAGAGCAACAGGTTTTCTGGAGGATCTCGCGTACTTCGACGAGCTAACCCCTCATGAACATTCCAACCATATCGGCCTTTCCTTCGAAAAGGCGGCGATGGTGCAGCAGGTGAGTGAACTGCTGGATGGTCCTGTCACGACGGATCTCGAATTCGATCGTATTGTCGATCTGACTTCCGAGAAAGGATTGCGGTTGGCGGCGCTCGGCCATCTTGTTTGGAGTTGCCTCAATCTTTCCGAAGCAGATCGACTATCACCGGCCGCTATCGAGCGGCTATTTCAGGCGACGATGATCGCACTTCTGGAGGTCGCTCCCAACAGCTACATGCCGCGGCTCGAACAGTCGCTCTCGCCGGCTGTCTCGTGGCAGGTGAAAAGAACGATCGAGTACATGCACTCGAACCTGGCGCAATCCATGACGGCTGCTCTGATCGCAGCCGAGACGGGTACAAGCGTCAGGGCATTGCAGGCGGCCTTCCAGCGTTTCAAAGGCACCACGCCTTTAGGCTATCTTAGAACGATCCGCCTTGAAGCTGCCCGCAGAGCTCTCCTAGGCGATGACGGCTCACGATTGATTTCCGATGCGGCGCGCAATGGAGGGTTCACCCATATGGGGCGGTTCGCCGCCGCCTATTATCAAGCTTTCGGCGAAACGCCTTCGGATACGCTCCGAATGCGCTGA
- a CDS encoding LuxR C-terminal-related transcriptional regulator: protein MKEWTLSPLEKTCLRWISRGRTVAEIASLEGKSVADIEGYLQRALAALEVRSTEEAIAKANLSEPE, encoded by the coding sequence ATGAAGGAATGGACACTCTCGCCACTTGAAAAGACCTGCCTTCGATGGATTTCTCGAGGTAGGACCGTCGCCGAAATCGCTTCGCTGGAGGGCAAGAGCGTCGCCGATATCGAGGGTTATCTCCAGCGCGCGCTTGCCGCGCTGGAGGTAAGATCAACGGAAGAAGCTATCGCGAAGGCCAATCTCTCAGAGCCCGAGTGA
- a CDS encoding amino acid ABC transporter ATP-binding protein, with amino-acid sequence MNQAAAPISQSDDIVAIRGLRKSYSTLEVLKGIDISVKRGEVVVILGPSGSGKSTMLRCVNFLENFDQGTITVEGRPVGYKMVNGTRRPVSEVDNASLRQHVGMVFQSYNLFPHRTVLQNVMMGPVKVKGMDNSKARDIAMKLLAKVGMEHKADAYPGRLSGGQQQRVAIARALAMEPSVMLFDEVTSALDPELVGEVLKVMRELAEEGMTMIVVTHEMGFARGVADRVVFMDGGVVVEQGPPEEIMTNPQTDRFRGFLSRHLSHEG; translated from the coding sequence ATGAACCAAGCTGCTGCCCCGATTTCTCAGAGCGACGATATTGTTGCTATCAGAGGTCTCCGCAAATCCTACTCGACACTCGAAGTCCTGAAGGGCATCGACATATCCGTCAAGCGCGGTGAAGTCGTCGTCATCCTTGGGCCGAGCGGGTCGGGAAAATCCACAATGTTGCGTTGTGTGAATTTCCTTGAGAACTTCGACCAGGGGACCATTACCGTTGAGGGCCGCCCGGTCGGCTACAAGATGGTGAACGGCACGCGCAGGCCGGTAAGCGAAGTTGACAACGCCAGCCTTCGCCAACACGTCGGCATGGTGTTCCAGAGCTACAATCTTTTCCCCCATCGTACCGTTCTTCAGAACGTAATGATGGGTCCGGTCAAGGTGAAGGGCATGGACAACAGCAAGGCGCGTGACATCGCCATGAAGCTCCTTGCCAAGGTCGGAATGGAACACAAGGCCGACGCCTATCCAGGGCGACTTTCGGGTGGTCAACAGCAGCGCGTAGCTATCGCCCGGGCGCTTGCGATGGAACCATCCGTCATGCTCTTCGACGAGGTCACGTCGGCGCTCGATCCCGAACTCGTCGGGGAAGTACTCAAAGTCATGCGCGAGTTGGCCGAAGAAGGCATGACAATGATTGTTGTTACCCACGAAATGGGATTTGCGAGGGGGGTCGCCGATCGGGTTGTCTTTATGGATGGTGGCGTTGTGGTCGAGCAAGGTCCGCCAGAAGAGATCATGACCAATCCCCAAACGGATCGGTTCCGTGGTTTTCTGTCACGTCACCTCTCTCATGAAGGGTGA
- a CDS encoding amino acid ABC transporter permease: MFPVLQSNLPYLLQGAVYTVILSAIVVSCGTALGVGIGVLASVGGAILRSIITAYIFLFRGVPVLVIMFLGFYSFPALGLRLDAYTAVAISMIVYVGAFVAEATRGAIAGVPTGQTEAAKSLGMRKGKMMREIVLPQAMRLVIAPVLNISLMAIKQTSYASIVGAWELSFAAREVVERTLAAFQIFLGVMLIYFIICYPLSLAARALDKRLAFDS; encoded by the coding sequence ATGTTTCCTGTCCTTCAATCGAATTTGCCTTACCTGCTACAAGGCGCGGTATACACCGTCATACTGTCAGCAATCGTCGTCTCCTGCGGCACGGCGCTTGGCGTCGGGATTGGTGTCCTGGCATCTGTTGGCGGAGCAATCCTCCGTTCCATCATCACTGCCTACATTTTCCTGTTCCGTGGCGTGCCGGTTCTGGTGATCATGTTTCTCGGTTTCTACAGCTTTCCCGCTTTGGGTTTGCGGCTGGATGCATATACGGCGGTCGCCATTTCCATGATCGTTTATGTGGGTGCTTTTGTTGCCGAAGCGACGCGCGGGGCGATTGCCGGCGTGCCGACGGGACAGACAGAGGCTGCCAAAAGCCTTGGAATGCGCAAAGGCAAAATGATGCGGGAGATTGTCCTTCCGCAGGCAATGCGCCTGGTTATCGCGCCAGTCCTCAATATCTCACTTATGGCAATCAAGCAGACATCCTATGCATCCATTGTAGGAGCGTGGGAGCTGTCCTTCGCTGCCCGCGAAGTGGTGGAGCGCACTCTTGCTGCATTCCAGATCTTTCTCGGCGTTATGCTCATCTATTTCATCATCTGCTACCCGCTTTCGCTCGCTGCACGCGCGCTCGACAAACGTTTGGCCTTTGACAGTTAA
- a CDS encoding amino acid ABC transporter permease — MDAFVIFFTRYLPAFADGFLITAGVAALAAPAALIWAIVLIIPRLAQWTWASRLVDAYVEVMRNSPLLVQMYLLYFGLPLLGLFWSSIVCGVIAIASQHGAFLSEILRSGIQSLSQRQWEAGSAIGMRRFAVIRLVILPQAFIKVLPALGNQLIVLVKDTSLVSAIGVMDLTLTGKMTIERSGASFEAFIAVAFFYLILTSTLGLVLRIIEVRAARRYG; from the coding sequence TTGGACGCGTTCGTAATTTTCTTCACCAGATATCTTCCGGCGTTTGCCGACGGGTTCCTGATTACTGCGGGGGTAGCGGCTCTCGCCGCCCCTGCGGCACTGATTTGGGCCATTGTATTGATTATACCCCGGCTCGCCCAATGGACATGGGCCAGCAGATTGGTTGATGCCTATGTCGAGGTTATGCGCAATTCGCCGCTTCTGGTGCAAATGTACCTGCTTTATTTCGGGCTGCCTCTTCTCGGCCTCTTCTGGAGCAGCATCGTCTGCGGTGTAATCGCAATCGCCTCGCAGCACGGCGCATTTCTTTCCGAGATCCTGCGTTCCGGAATTCAATCCCTAAGCCAGAGGCAATGGGAAGCCGGTAGCGCGATTGGCATGCGCAGATTCGCGGTCATCCGTCTCGTCATTCTGCCGCAGGCGTTTATCAAGGTGCTGCCGGCGCTCGGTAACCAACTCATCGTCCTCGTCAAAGACACCTCACTTGTATCGGCCATCGGCGTCATGGATCTGACCTTGACCGGTAAGATGACGATCGAACGATCGGGCGCGTCCTTTGAAGCCTTCATTGCAGTCGCGTTCTTCTACCTCATTCTCACAAGCACGCTCGGCCTGGTCCTTCGTATCATCGAAGTGCGTGCGGCCCGGAGGTATGGCTGA
- a CDS encoding transporter substrate-binding domain-containing protein yields the protein MKNGFLSKLRSVFAGALATMVVAGAAHAQETSRLDELLSRGKLIVGVSSESPPFGFVDEKGELVGFDIDIAKLIAKATFGDETKVEFVRQSAAQRWPNAQNGTIDFGAQTTSIYADRAQKVAFTRSYIDGGVVMIVRKDAPFQKLADFNKSDVTIANLTTPTQEERAKRLFPSAQIATFDGIAAQFNAVKLGRAQGAQLDGPVAAWYVKQNPDMRVIEERLTDVVNTGIFMKPGDFRLWQYLDLTVSEMTGGYLFADYSKIYEKWFGTKPLNVKWYLNQPQK from the coding sequence ATGAAAAATGGATTTCTTTCTAAGCTGCGTTCGGTCTTCGCCGGCGCGTTGGCAACCATGGTCGTTGCGGGAGCAGCCCATGCCCAAGAAACATCGCGGCTTGATGAGCTTCTGTCTCGCGGAAAACTGATCGTTGGCGTGTCGAGCGAATCTCCGCCGTTCGGATTTGTCGATGAGAAGGGCGAACTGGTCGGCTTCGATATCGACATAGCCAAGCTGATTGCTAAGGCGACATTCGGCGACGAAACCAAGGTCGAGTTTGTACGTCAGAGTGCAGCCCAACGCTGGCCGAATGCTCAGAACGGCACAATCGACTTCGGCGCGCAGACTACGAGCATTTATGCTGATCGCGCTCAGAAGGTCGCTTTCACCCGTAGTTACATCGACGGTGGTGTCGTGATGATCGTTCGCAAGGACGCGCCGTTTCAGAAGCTCGCCGACTTCAACAAGTCGGACGTCACGATTGCCAATCTGACGACGCCGACCCAGGAGGAACGCGCCAAACGCCTCTTCCCGAGCGCACAGATCGCCACCTTCGACGGCATTGCGGCCCAATTCAATGCCGTGAAGCTTGGTCGTGCGCAAGGGGCACAGTTGGATGGCCCGGTCGCCGCCTGGTATGTCAAACAGAACCCCGACATGCGCGTCATCGAGGAGCGACTGACAGATGTCGTAAATACTGGCATCTTCATGAAACCCGGCGACTTCCGCCTGTGGCAGTATCTAGATCTCACGGTCAGCGAAATGACCGGTGGATACCTCTTTGCCGACTACAGCAAGATTTATGAAAAGTGGTTCGGTACGAAGCCCTTGAACGTCAAATGGTATCTCAATCAGCCACAGAAGTAG
- a CDS encoding glutamate cyclase domain-containing protein, with protein sequence MTTSNFAAMDDRLDRLVNLDLGGRGVEHLSAATRLLLGASPVGAAADKLAALNHEDVVLVTTGSVSRAWISPEIGENDGPAGLAAVVRAISLSRKALCVVLAEATLIEPIGKLMTTAGLTVVPVEQAKIAARDKSLAVVSLLPFTTKDEDAPAEACRILDELNPVLLFSTERVGRNADGIYCSMRGVDYGMDRARIDYVFDEANKRGVLTVAVGDGGNEIGMGAIKEAVHKHVRFGDARPEGGAGIGAMTGSDILVTAAVSNWGCYAIVGALAARLKDIRLLHKPEMEATLLKRGVDIGLINSVDGLIDANVDGIPLSTHLAISEIIEGIVRPALR encoded by the coding sequence ATGACCACTTCGAATTTCGCCGCCATGGACGACCGGCTCGACCGGCTGGTCAATCTCGACCTGGGCGGCCGCGGCGTCGAGCATCTTTCTGCGGCTACCCGTCTATTGCTTGGAGCATCGCCGGTGGGAGCAGCGGCCGATAAACTTGCCGCGCTGAACCACGAGGATGTCGTACTGGTCACAACGGGTTCGGTTTCGCGCGCCTGGATCTCCCCAGAGATCGGCGAGAATGACGGTCCGGCTGGTCTGGCGGCGGTGGTGCGCGCAATCAGCCTTTCCCGCAAGGCGCTGTGTGTCGTTCTCGCGGAGGCGACCTTGATCGAGCCAATCGGCAAGCTCATGACGACGGCGGGCCTGACCGTCGTTCCAGTCGAACAGGCTAAGATTGCCGCCCGCGACAAGAGCCTCGCCGTCGTATCGCTTCTGCCATTTACGACCAAGGATGAGGACGCCCCCGCCGAAGCTTGCCGCATTCTGGACGAATTAAACCCCGTCCTGCTGTTTTCGACCGAACGCGTCGGTCGCAATGCCGACGGCATCTATTGCAGCATGCGTGGTGTGGACTACGGCATGGACCGCGCGCGCATCGATTATGTGTTCGATGAAGCCAACAAGCGCGGCGTTTTGACCGTGGCAGTCGGCGACGGCGGCAATGAAATCGGAATGGGTGCGATCAAGGAAGCAGTTCATAAGCACGTCCGTTTTGGTGACGCGCGACCGGAAGGTGGCGCCGGGATCGGCGCCATGACCGGCTCCGATATTCTCGTCACGGCGGCGGTCTCAAATTGGGGTTGCTACGCTATCGTCGGCGCGCTCGCCGCTCGGTTGAAGGACATCCGGCTCCTTCACAAGCCAGAAATGGAAGCCACTCTTCTCAAGCGTGGTGTCGATATCGGCCTGATCAACTCTGTCGACGGACTGATCGACGCAAATGTCGATGGTATACCACTTTCCACCCATCTTGCGATTTCCGAGATTATCGAGGGGATCGTTCGACCCGCGCTGCGCTGA